A stretch of the Macaca mulatta isolate MMU2019108-1 chromosome 14, T2T-MMU8v2.0, whole genome shotgun sequence genome encodes the following:
- the YIF1A gene encoding protein YIF1A isoform X1 has protein sequence MAYHSGYGAHGSKHRARAAPDPPPLFDDTSGGYSSQPGGYPAPGADVAFSVNHLLGDPMANVAMAYGSSIASHGKDMVHKELHRFVSVNKLKYFFAVDTAYVAKKLGLLVFPYTHQNWEVQYSRDVPLPPRQDLNAPDLYIPTMAFITYVLLAGMALGIQKRMILSVLTGLLFGSDGYYVALAWTSSALMYFIVRSFRTAALGPDSMGGPVPRQRLQLYLTLGAAAFQPLIIYWLTFHLVR, from the exons ATGGCTTATCACTCGGGCTACGGAGCCCACG GTTCCAAGCACAGGGCCCGGGCAGCCCCGGATCCCCCTCCCCTCTTCGATGACACAAGCGGTGGTTATTCCAGCCAGCCCGGGGGATATCCAGCCCCAGGAGCAGATGTGGCCTTCAGTGTCAACCACTTGCTTGGGGACCCAATGGCCAATGTGGCTATGGCCTATGGCAGCTCCATCGCATCCCATGGGAAGGACATGGTGCACAAGGAG CTGCACCGTTTTGTGTCTGTGAACAAACTCAAGTATTTTTTTGCTGTGGACACAGCCTACGTAGCCAAGAAGCTAGGGCTGCTGGTCTTCCCCTACACACACCAG AACTGGGAAGTGCAGTACAGTCGCGATGTTCCTCTGCCCCCTCGGCAAGACCTCAACGCCCCTGACCTCTATATCCCCA CGATGGCCTTCATTACTTACGTGCTCCTGGCTGGGATGGCACTGGGCATTCAGAAAAG AATGATCCTCAGTGTGCTTACGGGGCTGCTGTTTGGCAGCGATGGCTACTACGTGGCGCTGGCCTGGACCTCATCGGCGCTCATGTACTTCATT GTGCGCTCTTTTCggacagcagccctgggccctgacaGCATGGGGGGCCCCGTCCCCCGGCAGCGTCTCCAGCTCTACCTGACTCTGGGAGCTGCAGCCTTCCAGCCCCTCATCATATACTGGCTGACTTTCCACCTGGTCCGGTGA
- the YIF1A gene encoding protein YIF1A, producing the protein MAYHSGYGAHGSKHRARAAPDPPPLFDDTSGGYSSQPGGYPAPGADVAFSVNHLLGDPMANVAMAYGSSIASHGKDMVHKELHRFVSVNKLKYFFAVDTAYVAKKLGLLVFPYTHQNWEVQYSRDVPLPPRQDLNAPDLYIPTMAFITYVLLAGMALGIQKRFSPEVLGLCASTALVWVVMEVLALLLGLYLATVRSDLSTFHLLAYSGYKYVGMILSVLTGLLFGSDGYYVALAWTSSALMYFIVRSFRTAALGPDSMGGPVPRQRLQLYLTLGAAAFQPLIIYWLTFHLVR; encoded by the exons ATGGCTTATCACTCGGGCTACGGAGCCCACG GTTCCAAGCACAGGGCCCGGGCAGCCCCGGATCCCCCTCCCCTCTTCGATGACACAAGCGGTGGTTATTCCAGCCAGCCCGGGGGATATCCAGCCCCAGGAGCAGATGTGGCCTTCAGTGTCAACCACTTGCTTGGGGACCCAATGGCCAATGTGGCTATGGCCTATGGCAGCTCCATCGCATCCCATGGGAAGGACATGGTGCACAAGGAG CTGCACCGTTTTGTGTCTGTGAACAAACTCAAGTATTTTTTTGCTGTGGACACAGCCTACGTAGCCAAGAAGCTAGGGCTGCTGGTCTTCCCCTACACACACCAG AACTGGGAAGTGCAGTACAGTCGCGATGTTCCTCTGCCCCCTCGGCAAGACCTCAACGCCCCTGACCTCTATATCCCCA CGATGGCCTTCATTACTTACGTGCTCCTGGCTGGGATGGCACTGGGCATTCAGAAAAG GTTCTCCCCGGAGGTGCTGGGCCTGTGTGCAAGCACGGCGCTGGTGTGGGTGGTGATGGAGGTGCTAGCCCTGCTCCTGGGCCTCTACCTGGCCACCGTGCGCAGCGACCTGAGCACCTTCCACCTGCTGGCCTACAGTGGCTACAAATACGTGGG AATGATCCTCAGTGTGCTTACGGGGCTGCTGTTTGGCAGCGATGGCTACTACGTGGCGCTGGCCTGGACCTCATCGGCGCTCATGTACTTCATT GTGCGCTCTTTTCggacagcagccctgggccctgacaGCATGGGGGGCCCCGTCCCCCGGCAGCGTCTCCAGCTCTACCTGACTCTGGGAGCTGCAGCCTTCCAGCCCCTCATCATATACTGGCTGACTTTCCACCTGGTCCGGTGA
- the TMEM151A gene encoding transmembrane protein 151A: protein MPEDGAGDGGEVPALIPDGEPLREEQRPLKQSLGSSLCRESHWKCLLLTLLIHACGAVVAWCRLATVPRLVLGPEAALARGAGGPPPTYPASPCSDGYLYIPLAFVSLLYLLYLAECWHCHVRSCQAPRTDAHTVLALIRRLQQAPPCVWWKATSYHYVRRTRQITRYRNGDAYTTTQVYHERADSRTARGEFDYSAHGVRDVSKELVGLAEHAATRLRFTKCFSFGSAEAEASYLTQRARFFSANEGLDDYLEAREGMHLKDVDFRESLMVFADPRSPPWYARAWVFWLVSAATLSWPLRVVAAYGTAHVHYQVEKLFGASSPPPGAVPSGPPLSRVATVDFTELEWHICSNRQLVPSYSEAVVMGAGSGAYLRGCQRCRRSVSSNSLPPARPSGPRLPFSRSRLSLGAGGRATPGVFRSLSGGPLGRRGEDTEPLESPPCYEDALYFPVLIVHGDSGCQGDGQGAL, encoded by the exons ATGCCCGAGGACGGCGCTGGCGACGGCGGGGAGGTCCCCGCGCTCATCCCGGACGGCGAGCCGCTGCGGGAAGAG CAACGGCCCCTGAAACAGTCCCTGGGAAGCTCCCTGTGCCGCGAGTCGCACTGGAAGTGCCTGCTCCTCACGCTGCTCATCCACGCCTGCGGGGCCGTGGTGGCCTGGTGTCGCCTGGCCACAGTGCCTCGGCTGGTCCTGGGGCCGGAGGCTGCCTTGGCCCGGGGAGCCGGTGGCCCGCCACCCACCTACCCGGCCAGCCCCTGCTCCGATGGCTACCTGTACATCCCGCTGGCCTTCGTCTCCCTGCTCTACCTCCTCTACTTGGCCGAGTGCTGGCACTGTCACGTGCGGTCCTGCCAGGCGCCACGCACCGACGCCCACACGGTGCTGGCGCTGATCCGCCGGCTGCAGCAGGCGCCGCCGTGCGTCTGGTGGAAGGCCACCAGCTACCACTACGTGCGGCGCACCCGCCAGATCACACGCTACCGCAACGGCGACGCCTACACCACCACGCAGGTGTACCATGAGCGCGCCGACAGCCGCACGGCCCGCGGCGAGTTTGACTACTCGGCTCACGGCGTCCGCGACGTCTCCAAGGAGCTGGTGGGGCTGGCGGAGCACGCGGCCACGCGGCTGCGCTTCACCAAGTGCTTCAGCTTCGGCAGCGCGGAGGCCGAGGCCTCGTACCTCACGCAGCGGGCGCGCTTCTTCAGCGCCAACGAGGGCCTGGACGACTACCTGGAGGCGCGCGAGGGCATGCACCTGAAGGACGTGGACTTCCGCGAGTCGCTCATGGTCTTCGCCGACCCCCGCAGCCCGCCCTGGTACGCTCGCGCCTGGGTCTTCTGGCTTGTGTCGGCGGCCACGCTGTCGTGGCCCCTGCGCGTCGTGGCCGCCTATGGAACGGCCCACGTGCACTACCAGGTGGAGAAGCTCTTCGGCGCCAGCTCGCCCCCGCCCGGGGCCGTGCCCAGCGGGCCCCCGCTGTCCCGCGTGGCCACAGTGGACTTCACTGAGCTCGAGTGGCACATCTGCTCCAACAGGCAGTTGGtgcccagctactcggaggccgTGGTCATGGGCGCAGGCTCGGGCGCCTACCTCAGAGGCTGCCAGCGCTGCCGTCGCTCCGTCAGCAGCAACTCGCTGCCCCCCGCCCGGCCCAGCGGGCCCCGTCTGCCCTTTAGCCGCAGCCGCCTCTCACTGGGCGCTGGGGGCCGGGCCACGCCAGGGGTCTTCCGCAGCCTGAGCGGGGGGCCCCTGGGGCGCCGTGGAGAGGACACAGAACCCCTGGAGAGCCCGCCCTGCTATGAGGACGCCCTCTACTTCCCGGTGCTCATTGTCCACGGAGACAGCGGCTGCCAGGGGGATGGGCAGGGTGCGCTCTGA
- the LOC144334571 gene encoding uncharacterized protein LOC144334571, whose product MVAAARPPGASARLSGRGGSARSSSLSAAAAAAAAAAATAAAAAAEALAALAARVPGAPPSADPAPAAPAAPPAAPGTAGAPPAPKKPPLGGWTPGFSSGRARARDLELV is encoded by the exons ATGGT GGCTGCGGCGCGGCCCCCAGGGGCGTCCGCTCGGCTCAGCGGCCGCGGAGGGAGTGCGCGGAGCTCGAGCCTGAGCGcagcggcagcggcagcggcagcggcagcggcgacggcggcggcggcggcggcggaggcgTTGGCGGCGTTGGCGGCCCGGGTGCCCGGCGCCCCGCCCTCCGCTGACCCCGCCCCCGCGGCACCGGCGGCGCCGCCGGCAGCGCCTGGCACGGCAGGCGCTCCGCCCGCCCCCAAGAAGCCCCCGCTGGGCGGCTGGACCCCTGGATTCTCCTCTGGCCGCGCTCGCGCTCGCGACCTTGAGCTGGTCTAA
- the CD248 gene encoding endosialin precursor (The RefSeq protein has 2 substitutions compared to this genomic sequence), translating into MLLRLLLAWAAAGPTLGQDPWAAEPRSACGPSSCYALFPRRRTFLEAWRACRELGGDLATPRTPEEAQRVDNLVGAGPASRLLWIGLQRQARQCQLQRPLRGFTWTTGDQDTAFTNWAQPATGGPCPAQRCVALEASGEHRWLEGSCTLAVDGYLCQFGFEGACPALQDEAGQAGPAVYTTPFHLVSTEFEWLPFGSVAAVQCQAGRGASLLCVKQPEGGVGWSRAGPLCLGTGCSPDNGGCEHECVEEVDGHVSCRCTEGFRLAADGRSCEDPCAQAPCEQQCEPGGPQGYSCHCRLGFRPAEDDPHRCVDTDECQIAGVCQQMCVNYVGGFECYCSEGHELEADGISCSPAGAMGARASQDLGDELLDDGEDEEDEDEAWEAFGGGWTEMPGILWMEPTQPPDFALAYRPSFPEDREPQIPYPEPTWPPPLSAPRVPYHSSVLSVTRPVVVSATRPTLPSTHQPPVIPATHPALSRDHQIPVIAANYPDLPSAYQPGILSVSHPAQPPAHQPPMISTRYPELFPAHQSPMFPDTQVAGTQPTTHLPAIPPNRAPLVTTLGAHQPPQAPDAPVLRTQATQLPIIPTAQPSLTTSSRSPVSPAHQVSVPAATQPPALPTLLPSQSPTNQTSPISPTHPHSKVPQIPREDGPSPKLALWLPSAAPTAAPTALGEAGLAEHIQRDDRWLLVALLVPTCIFLVVLLALGIVYCTRCGPHAPNKRITDCYRWVTHAGSKSPTEPMPPRGSLTGVQTCRTSV; encoded by the coding sequence ATGCTGCTGCGCCTGTTGCTGGCCTGGGCGGCCGCAGGGCCCACACTGGGCCAGGACCCCTGGGCTGCTGAGCCCCGCTCCGCCTGCGGCCCCAGCAGCTGCTACGCTCTCTTTCCACGGCGCCGCACCTTTCTGGAGGCCTGGCGGGCCTGCCGCGAGCTGGGGGGCGACCTGGCCACTCCTCGGACCCCCGAGGAGGCCCAGCGTGTGGACAACCTGGTGGGTGCAGGCCCGGCCAGCCGGCTGCTGTGGATCGGGCTGCAGCGGCAGGCCCGGCAATGCCAGCTGCAGCGCCCACTGCGAGGCTTCACGTGGACCACAGGGGACCAGGACACGGCTTTCACCAACTGGGCCCAGCCAGCCACTGGAGGCCCCTGCCCGGCCCAGCGCTGTGTGGCCCTGGAGGCGAGTGGCGAGCACCGCTGGCTGGAGGGCTCATGCACGCTGGCTGTCGACGGCTACTTGTGCCAGTTTGGCTTCGAGGGTGCCTGCCCAGCGCTGCAAGACGAGGCGGGCCAGGCCGGCCCAGCCGTCTATACCACGCCCTTCCACCTGGTCTCCACAGAGTTTGAGTGGCTACCCTTCGGCTCTGTGGCCGCTGTGCAGTGCCAGGCTGGCAGGGGAGCCTCTTTGCTCTGCGTGAAGCAGCCCGAGGGAGGTGTGGGCTGGTCACAGGCAGGGCCCCTGTGCCTGGGGACTGGCTGCAGCCCTGACAACGGGGGCTGCGAACACGAATGTGTGGAGGAGGTGGATGGTCACGTGTCCTGCCGCTGCACTGAGGGCTTCCGGCTGGCAGCAGACGGGCGCAGTTGCGAGGATCCCTGTGCCCAGGCTCCATGCGAGCAGCAGTGTGAGCCCGGTGGGCCACAAGGCTACAGCTGCCACTGTCGCCTGGGTTTCCGACCTGCGGAGGATGATCCGCACCGCTGTGTGGACACAGATGAGTGCCAGATTGCCGGTGTGTGCCAGCAGATGTGTGTCAACTATGTTGGTGGCTTCGAGTGTTATTGTAGTGAGGGTCATGAGCTGGAGGCTGATGGCATCAGCTGCAGCCCTGCAGGGGCCATGGGTGCCCGGGCTTCCCAGGACCTCGGAGATGAGTTGCTGGATGATGGGGAGGATGAGGAAGATGAAGACGAGGCCTGGGAGGCCTTTGGCGGTGGCTGGACGGAGATGCCTGGGATCCTGTGGATGGAGCCTACTCAGCCGCCTGACTTTGCCCTGGCCTATAGACCGAGCTTCCCAGAGGACAGAGAGCCACAGATACCCTACCCGGAGCCCACCTGGCCGCCCCCGCTCAGTGCCCCCAGGGTCCCCTACCACTCCTCAGTGCTCTCCGTCACCCGGCCTGTGGTGGTCTCTGCCACACGCCCCACACTGCCTTCCACCCACCAGCCTCCTGTGATCCCTGCCACACACCCAGCTTTGTCCCGTGACCACCAGATCCCCGTGATCGCAGCCAACTATCCAGATCTGCCTTCTGCCTACCAACCCGgtattctctctgtctctcatccAGCACAGCCCCCTGCCCACCAGCCCCCCATGATCTCAACCAGATATCCTGAGCTGTTCCCTGCCCACCAGTCCCCCATGTTTCCAGACACCCAGGTCGCTGGCACCCAGCCCACCACTCATTTGCCTGCAATCCCACCTAACCGTGCCCCTCTGGTCACCACACTCGGTGCCCATCAACCCCCTCAAGCCCCAGATGCCCCTGTCCTCAGAACCCAGGCTACCCAGCTTCCCATTATCCCTACTGCCCAGCCCTCTCTGACCACCAGCTCCAGGTCCCCTGTGTCTCCTGCCCATCAAGTCTCTGTGCCTGCTGccacccagcccccagccctccccaccctcctgccCTCTCAGAGCCCCACTAACCAGACCTCACCCATCAGCCCtacacatccccattccaaagTCCCCCAAATCCCAAGGGAAGATGGCCCCAGTCCCAAGCTGGCCCTGTGGCTGCCCTCAGCAGCTCCCACAGCAGCCCCAACAGCCCTGGGGGAGGCTGGTCTTGCCGAGCACATCCAGAGGGATGACCGGTGGCTTCTGGTGGCACTCCTGGTGCCAACGTGTGTCTTTTTGGTGGTCCTGCTTGCACTGGGCATTGTGTACTGCACCCGCTGTGGCCCCCATGCACCCAACAAGCGCATCACTGACTGCTATCGCTGGGTCACCCATGCTGGGAGCAAGAGTCCAACGGAACCCATGCCCCCCAGGGGCAGCCTCACAGGGGTGCAGACCTGCAGAACCAGCGTGTGA